Proteins co-encoded in one Enterobacter sp. R4-368 genomic window:
- the kbl gene encoding glycine C-acetyltransferase, with protein MRGDFYKQLTNDLETARAEGLFKEERIITSAQQADITVANGDHVINFCANNYLGLANHPDLIAAAKAGMDSHGFGMASVRFICGTQDSHKALEKKLADFLGMEDSILYSSCFDANGGLFETLLGAEDAIISDALNHASIIDGVRLCKAKRYRYANNDMQELEARLKEAREAGARHVLIATDGVFSMDGVIANLQGVCDLADKYDALVMVDDSHAVGFVGVNGRGTHEYCDVMGRVDIITGTLGKALGGASGGYTAARKEVVEWLRQRSRPYLFSNSLAPAIVAASIKVLEMLESGAELRDRLWANARLFRERMTAAGFTLAGADHAIIPVMLGDAVVAQNFARELQKEGIYVTGFFFPVVPKGQARIRTQMSAAHTPEQIERAVAAFTRIGKQLGVIA; from the coding sequence ATGCGTGGGGATTTTTATAAACAGTTAACGAACGACCTGGAAACCGCGCGTGCGGAAGGGTTGTTTAAAGAAGAACGCATTATTACGTCGGCCCAGCAGGCTGATATCACCGTGGCCAATGGCGACCATGTTATTAACTTCTGCGCCAATAACTATCTTGGCCTTGCCAACCACCCTGATTTGATTGCTGCCGCGAAAGCCGGTATGGACAGCCACGGCTTTGGTATGGCCTCCGTGCGCTTTATCTGTGGTACGCAAGATAGCCACAAAGCGCTGGAGAAGAAGCTGGCCGATTTCCTCGGTATGGAAGATTCCATTCTCTACTCCTCCTGCTTTGATGCGAACGGCGGCCTGTTTGAAACGCTGCTTGGCGCGGAAGACGCCATTATTTCCGACGCGCTGAACCATGCTTCTATTATCGACGGTGTGCGTTTGTGTAAAGCGAAGCGCTATCGCTACGCTAATAACGATATGCAGGAGCTGGAAGCCCGCCTGAAAGAGGCGCGTGAAGCGGGCGCGCGTCATGTACTGATTGCGACCGATGGCGTGTTTTCCATGGACGGCGTGATCGCTAACCTGCAAGGCGTGTGCGATCTGGCGGATAAATATGACGCGCTGGTGATGGTCGATGACTCTCACGCGGTCGGTTTTGTTGGCGTGAATGGTCGCGGTACGCATGAATATTGCGACGTGATGGGGCGGGTGGACATCATCACCGGCACGCTCGGCAAAGCGCTTGGCGGCGCGTCCGGCGGTTACACCGCGGCGCGTAAAGAGGTGGTGGAGTGGCTGCGTCAGCGTTCCCGCCCGTATCTTTTCTCCAACTCACTGGCACCCGCCATTGTTGCCGCGTCCATTAAAGTGCTGGAAATGCTTGAGTCCGGTGCTGAGCTGCGCGATCGCCTGTGGGCAAATGCCCGTCTGTTCCGCGAAAGGATGACCGCCGCAGGCTTTACGCTGGCAGGGGCAGACCACGCCATTATCCCGGTGATGCTGGGCGATGCAGTGGTGGCGCAAAACTTCGCACGTGAGCTGCAAAAAGAGGGGATTTACGTCACCGGTTTCTTCTTCCCGGTGGTGCCAAAAGGTCAGGCGCGTATCCGCACACAGATGTCTGCGGCGCATACGCCTGAACAAATTGAGCGTGCGGTTGCTGCCTTTACCCGCATTGGTAAACAACTGGGTGTGATTGCCTGA
- the tdh gene encoding L-threonine 3-dehydrogenase, producing the protein MKALSKLKAEEGIWMTDVPEPDVGHNDLLIKIRKTAICGTDVHIYNWDDWSQKTIPVPMVVGHEYVGEVVGIGQEVKGFKIGDRVSGEGHITCGHCRNCRAGRTHLCRNTTGVGVNRPGCFAEYLVIPAFNAFKIPDNISDDLASIFDPFGNAVHTALSFDLVGEDVLVSGAGPIGIMAAAVAKHVGARHVVITDVNEYRLDLARKMGVTRAVNVAKENLADVMAELGMTEGFDVGLEMSGAPPAFRTMLDTMNHGGRIAMLGIPPSDMSIDWTKVIFKGLFIKGIYGREMFETWYKMAALIQSGLDLSPIITHRFSINEFQQGFDAMRSGQSGKVILSWD; encoded by the coding sequence ATGAAAGCGTTATCCAAACTGAAAGCAGAAGAAGGCATCTGGATGACCGACGTACCGGAGCCGGATGTTGGTCATAACGATCTGCTGATTAAAATTCGCAAAACCGCGATTTGTGGCACTGACGTGCACATCTACAACTGGGACGACTGGTCGCAAAAAACCATTCCTGTACCGATGGTCGTCGGCCATGAATATGTCGGCGAAGTGGTGGGCATCGGCCAGGAAGTGAAAGGTTTTAAAATTGGCGATCGCGTTTCCGGTGAAGGCCATATTACCTGTGGTCATTGCCGTAACTGCCGCGCCGGGCGTACGCATCTGTGCCGTAACACCACGGGTGTGGGCGTCAACCGTCCGGGCTGTTTTGCCGAATACCTGGTGATCCCGGCGTTCAACGCTTTCAAAATCCCCGACAATATATCTGACGATTTGGCGTCGATTTTCGATCCGTTTGGTAACGCGGTGCACACGGCGCTCTCCTTTGATTTGGTGGGAGAAGATGTGCTGGTCTCCGGCGCAGGCCCGATTGGTATTATGGCCGCAGCGGTGGCAAAACACGTTGGTGCACGCCATGTGGTTATCACCGATGTGAATGAGTACCGCCTCGATCTGGCGCGCAAAATGGGTGTTACCCGCGCGGTTAACGTCGCCAAAGAGAATCTGGCGGATGTGATGGCAGAACTGGGTATGACCGAAGGGTTCGACGTGGGTCTGGAGATGTCCGGTGCGCCGCCAGCGTTTCGCACGATGCTCGACACCATGAACCACGGCGGCCGTATTGCGATGCTGGGGATTCCGCCGTCCGATATGTCTATCGACTGGACTAAAGTCATCTTCAAAGGGCTGTTTATCAAAGGCATTTACGGTCGTGAGATGTTCGAAACCTGGTATAAGATGGCGGCGTTAATCCAGTCTGGTCTGGATCTTTCGCCGATTATTACCCATCGTTTCAGCATCAACGAGTTCCAGCAGGGCTTCGACGCGATGCGCTCGGGGCAGTCCGGCAAAGTGATTCTGAGCTGGGATTAG
- a CDS encoding glycosyltransferase has product MSTAKIDVSIVIPVYNGGDTLGPMIEKILREKRINLEVIIVNDGSTDNTAEILQTFNDPRLIVVHQTNQGVYAARNAGIAVRRGDWLILLDADDDFTDDMIVDRFRQANLHDVDVYIANGWRNEQREGDFSNTIHHHQPYNKTIKGFSWINHVVGVREWPHYLWLQIVRSEYINQLQLTFQLGSSHKDILWTTELALGNGRFYISDKPDYVYCDNHNSITHSKKYFDSRTLSYIGVISQLIRWANESRYHEVKRALLIHSLEEARHFFGMYRKKTKDKPYARAQFFQHIRFVDLLKGVNSGRKMWFLLRLYMAFVRS; this is encoded by the coding sequence ATGAGCACGGCTAAGATAGATGTAAGTATCGTTATTCCTGTTTATAACGGTGGCGATACTTTAGGCCCGATGATAGAAAAAATCCTCCGTGAAAAAAGGATTAATCTGGAAGTCATTATTGTTAATGATGGTTCCACAGACAACACCGCTGAAATACTGCAGACCTTTAACGATCCACGTCTTATTGTGGTTCATCAGACGAATCAGGGCGTTTATGCTGCCCGTAATGCTGGCATTGCCGTCCGTCGTGGAGACTGGCTTATTCTGTTAGATGCTGATGACGATTTTACTGACGATATGATTGTGGATCGTTTCCGGCAAGCAAACCTCCACGATGTAGATGTCTATATCGCCAACGGCTGGCGCAATGAGCAGCGAGAGGGGGATTTCAGCAATACAATCCATCATCATCAGCCTTACAATAAAACTATCAAAGGCTTTAGTTGGATTAACCACGTGGTCGGCGTTCGTGAGTGGCCGCATTATCTATGGCTGCAAATTGTCAGGTCTGAATATATCAATCAGCTACAGCTAACTTTTCAGTTGGGAAGCAGCCACAAAGATATTTTGTGGACCACAGAGCTGGCATTAGGTAATGGGCGTTTTTATATTTCCGATAAGCCTGACTATGTTTACTGTGATAATCATAATTCCATTACCCACAGCAAGAAATATTTCGATTCGCGCACTCTTAGCTATATTGGGGTAATAAGCCAACTGATTCGCTGGGCGAACGAGTCACGGTACCATGAGGTGAAACGAGCGCTGCTAATTCATTCATTAGAAGAAGCCCGCCATTTCTTCGGTATGTATCGTAAAAAGACCAAAGATAAACCGTATGCGAGGGCGCAATTTTTTCAGCATATTCGCTTTGTGGATCTGCTTAAAGGCGTTAATAGTGGGCGTAAGATGTGGTTCCTGCTACGGCTTTATATGGCATTTGTGCGATCATAA
- the envC gene encoding murein hydrolase activator EnvC, whose translation MRGKAIFSITWVGLRPFLCASALSAGALLCAVSAHADDRDQLKSIQADIAEKERAVRQQQQQRAGLLAQLKAQEEAISAATRQLRETQNTLAQLNKQIAEMNASIAKLERQRTTQEHNLAAQLDAAFRQGPHTGIQLILSGEESQRGQRLQAYFGYLNQARQETIAQLKQTREEVATQKSELEEKQSQQQTLLYEQKAQQAKLEQARSERQKTLSGLESSIQEGQQQLSEMRANESRLRDRLARAEAAAKARAEREAREAQAVRDRQNEASRKGTTYKPTESERSLMSRTGGLGSPSGQAVWPVRGPLLHRYGEQLQGELRWKGIVIGASEGSEVKAIADGRVILADWLQGYGLVVVVEHGKGDMSLYGYNQSALVSVGTQVRAGQPIALVGSSGGQGRPSLYFEIRRQGQAVNPQPWLGR comes from the coding sequence ATGAGGGGAAAGGCGATTTTTTCAATTACATGGGTCGGGCTCCGACCCTTTCTTTGCGCCAGCGCACTCAGCGCTGGCGCATTGCTGTGCGCCGTTTCCGCCCACGCGGATGACCGCGATCAGCTCAAATCTATTCAGGCCGATATCGCTGAAAAAGAGCGCGCGGTACGCCAGCAACAACAGCAACGCGCGGGCCTTCTTGCCCAGTTAAAGGCACAGGAAGAAGCCATCTCTGCCGCCACTCGCCAGCTGCGGGAAACACAAAACACCCTCGCCCAGCTCAATAAGCAGATCGCCGAGATGAACGCCTCGATTGCCAAACTGGAACGTCAGCGCACCACGCAGGAACACAACCTGGCGGCGCAGCTTGATGCGGCGTTCCGCCAGGGGCCACACACCGGGATCCAGTTGATTCTGAGCGGTGAAGAGAGCCAGCGCGGCCAGCGTTTGCAGGCCTATTTTGGTTATCTCAACCAGGCGCGACAGGAAACCATCGCTCAGTTGAAACAGACACGCGAAGAGGTCGCCACGCAAAAATCCGAGCTGGAAGAGAAGCAGAGCCAGCAACAAACGCTGCTGTATGAGCAAAAAGCGCAGCAGGCCAAACTTGAACAAGCACGCAGTGAGCGGCAGAAAACTCTTTCTGGTCTGGAATCCTCCATTCAGGAAGGCCAGCAACAGCTCAGTGAAATGCGCGCCAACGAATCTCGCTTGCGCGATCGCCTCGCCCGCGCGGAAGCGGCAGCTAAAGCCCGTGCCGAACGTGAAGCCCGCGAAGCGCAAGCCGTGCGTGACCGCCAGAATGAAGCCAGCCGCAAAGGCACCACGTATAAACCTACCGAGAGCGAACGCTCACTGATGTCCCGCACCGGCGGTTTAGGTTCGCCGTCTGGCCAGGCCGTCTGGCCGGTTCGCGGCCCGTTACTGCATCGTTATGGCGAACAACTGCAGGGTGAGCTACGTTGGAAAGGGATTGTTATCGGCGCGTCTGAAGGCAGTGAAGTGAAAGCTATCGCCGACGGGCGTGTGATCCTCGCCGACTGGCTGCAAGGCTATGGCCTGGTGGTAGTGGTTGAACACGGCAAGGGCGACATGAGCCTTTACGGTTACAACCAGAGTGCGCTGGTGAGCGTAGGCACCCAGGTTCGCGCCGGTCAGCCGATAGCCCTCGTAGGGAGCAGTGGCGGTCAGGGCCGGCCTTCACTCTATTTCGAAATTCGCCGTCAGGGTCAGGCGGTCAATCCACAGCCGTGGTTGGGAAGATAA
- the gpmM gene encoding 2,3-bisphosphoglycerate-independent phosphoglycerate mutase, with the protein MSVSKKPMVLVILDGYGYREDQQDNAIFNAKTPVMDKLWATRPHTLIDASGLEVGLPDRQMGNSEVGHVNLGAGRIVYQDLTRLDKEIKERTFFSNPVLAGAVDKAVAAGKAVHIMGLLSAGGVHSHEDHIMAMVELAAERGAEKIYLHAFLDGRDTPPRSAESSLKKFEDKFAALGKGRVASIIGRYYAMDRDNRWDRVEQAYNLMTEAKGEFTFDSAVAGLQAAYARDENDEFVKATVIRAAGQPDAAMEDGDALIFMNFRADRAREITRAFVNADFDGFARKKVVKLGDFVMLTEYAADIKTAVAYPPASLANTLGEWMAKHNKTQLRISETEKYAHVTFFFNGGVEEPFPGEDRILINSPKVATYDLQPEMSSAELTEKLVGAITSGKYDTIICNYPNGDMVGHTGVFEAAVAAVEALDHCVAEVSKAVESVGGQMLITADHGNAEQMRDPSTGQAHTAHTNLPVPLIYVGDKALKAVSGGKLSDIAPTMLTLMGMEIPQEMTGKPLFIVE; encoded by the coding sequence ATGTCGGTTTCTAAAAAACCTATGGTACTGGTGATTCTGGATGGCTACGGCTACCGTGAAGACCAGCAGGATAACGCTATTTTCAACGCTAAAACCCCGGTGATGGACAAACTGTGGGCAACCCGCCCGCATACGCTGATTGACGCGTCAGGCCTCGAAGTCGGCCTGCCGGATCGCCAGATGGGCAACTCCGAAGTCGGCCACGTTAACCTGGGTGCAGGACGTATTGTTTACCAGGATCTGACTCGCCTGGATAAAGAGATCAAAGAGCGTACGTTCTTTAGCAACCCGGTACTGGCCGGTGCGGTAGACAAAGCGGTTGCCGCTGGCAAAGCCGTGCACATTATGGGTCTGCTCTCCGCAGGCGGCGTGCACAGCCATGAAGATCATATTATGGCGATGGTGGAACTGGCCGCAGAACGCGGTGCGGAAAAAATCTATCTGCACGCTTTCCTCGATGGGCGTGACACGCCGCCGCGCAGCGCTGAATCCTCGCTGAAAAAATTCGAAGACAAGTTCGCCGCGCTGGGTAAAGGCCGTGTTGCGAGCATTATTGGTCGTTACTATGCGATGGATCGTGACAACCGCTGGGATCGCGTGGAACAAGCTTACAACCTGATGACCGAGGCCAAAGGCGAGTTCACCTTTGATAGCGCCGTTGCGGGTCTGCAAGCGGCTTACGCTCGCGACGAAAATGACGAGTTTGTAAAAGCGACGGTTATTCGCGCCGCAGGCCAGCCCGATGCGGCAATGGAAGATGGCGATGCGCTGATTTTCATGAACTTCCGCGCCGACCGCGCTCGTGAAATTACCCGCGCGTTCGTTAACGCAGACTTCGACGGTTTCGCACGTAAGAAAGTGGTTAAGCTGGGCGATTTCGTTATGCTGACCGAATATGCCGCCGACATCAAAACTGCCGTCGCCTATCCACCGGCTTCTCTGGCGAATACGCTCGGTGAGTGGATGGCGAAGCACAACAAAACTCAATTGCGTATTTCCGAAACGGAAAAATATGCCCACGTCACCTTCTTCTTTAACGGCGGCGTAGAAGAGCCGTTCCCGGGCGAAGACCGCATACTGATCAACTCGCCGAAAGTGGCGACTTACGATCTGCAACCGGAAATGAGCTCCGCAGAGCTGACCGAGAAACTGGTGGGTGCGATCACCAGCGGGAAGTACGACACCATTATTTGTAACTACCCGAACGGTGATATGGTCGGTCATACCGGCGTGTTTGAAGCTGCTGTCGCCGCTGTTGAAGCGCTGGATCACTGTGTTGCAGAGGTGAGCAAAGCGGTAGAATCCGTAGGTGGCCAGATGCTGATCACCGCCGACCACGGTAACGCCGAGCAGATGCGTGACCCGTCAACCGGTCAGGCACACACTGCGCATACCAACCTGCCGGTGCCGCTGATCTATGTTGGCGACAAAGCGCTGAAAGCCGTTTCCGGCGGTAAACTTTCCGACATCGCGCCGACTATGCTGACGCTGATGGGCATGGAAATCCCGCAAGAGATGACTGGTAAGCCGCTGTTCATCGTGGAATAA
- the rfaF gene encoding ADP-heptose--LPS heptosyltransferase RfaF yields MKILVIGPSWVGDMMMSQSLYRTLKARFPQAIIDVMAPAWCRPLLSRMPEVNEAIPMPLGHGALEIGARRKLGHSLRERRYDRAYVLPNSFKSALVPFFANVPHRTGWRGEMRYGLLNDARVLDKQAWPLMVERYVALAYDKGVMRSAQDLPQPLLWPQLQVNDSEKLQVCATFDISAERPVIGFCPGAEFGPAKRWPHYHYAELAKQLIDEGYQVLLFGSAKDHEAGNEILASLSTEQQAWCRNLAGETQLEQAVVLIAACKAIVTNDSGLMHVAAALNRPLVALYGPSSPDFTPPLSHKARVIRLISGYHKVRKGDAAEGYHQSLIDITPQRVLEELNALLLDAEG; encoded by the coding sequence ATGAAAATTTTGGTCATTGGCCCGTCCTGGGTCGGCGACATGATGATGTCGCAGAGTCTTTACCGCACGCTTAAAGCGCGCTTTCCCCAGGCGATAATCGATGTGATGGCACCCGCGTGGTGCCGTCCACTTTTATCACGCATGCCGGAAGTCAACGAAGCGATCCCAATGCCGCTCGGCCACGGTGCGCTGGAAATTGGCGCACGCCGTAAGCTGGGCCACAGCCTGCGCGAGCGCCGTTATGACCGCGCCTACGTGCTGCCCAATTCGTTTAAATCCGCGCTGGTACCGTTCTTTGCCAACGTGCCGCACCGTACCGGCTGGCGCGGTGAAATGCGTTACGGTCTGCTCAATGACGCTCGCGTACTGGATAAACAAGCCTGGCCGTTAATGGTGGAGCGCTATGTGGCGCTGGCCTATGACAAAGGTGTGATGCGCTCGGCGCAGGATCTGCCGCAGCCGCTGCTGTGGCCGCAGTTGCAGGTTAACGACAGCGAGAAATTACAAGTTTGCGCGACGTTTGATATTTCTGCCGAACGCCCGGTGATTGGTTTTTGCCCCGGCGCAGAATTCGGCCCGGCCAAACGCTGGCCGCACTACCATTACGCAGAACTGGCCAAGCAACTAATTGATGAAGGCTACCAGGTGTTGCTGTTTGGTTCGGCGAAAGATCACGAAGCGGGCAACGAGATTCTGGCCTCGCTGAGTACCGAGCAGCAAGCCTGGTGCCGCAATCTGGCCGGTGAAACGCAGCTGGAACAAGCCGTAGTGCTAATTGCCGCCTGTAAAGCGATCGTTACCAATGATTCCGGTTTGATGCATGTCGCCGCCGCGCTTAATCGTCCGCTGGTGGCGCTTTACGGCCCAAGCAGCCCGGATTTCACTCCGCCGTTGTCGCACAAAGCCCGCGTGATCCGCCTGATTTCCGGCTACCACAAAGTGCGCAAAGGCGACGCCGCTGAAGGCTATCACCAGAGTCTGATCGACATTACCCCGCAGCGCGTACTGGAAGAGTTGAACGCGCTGTTGCTGGACGCGGAAGGATAA
- the rfaD gene encoding ADP-glyceromanno-heptose 6-epimerase has protein sequence MIIVTGGAGFIGSNIVKALNDKGITDILVVDNLKDGTKFVNLVDLHIADYMDKEDFLIQIMSGEEFGDIEAVFHEGACSSTTEWDGKYMMDNNYQYSKELLHYCLEREIPFLYASSAATYGGRTSDFIESREYEKPLNVYGYSKMLFDEYVRGILPEANSPIVGFRYFNVYGPREGHKGSMASVAFHLNTQLNNGESPKLFEGSENFKRDFVYVGDVAAVNLWFWENGVSGIYNLGTGRAESFQAVADATLAFHKKGSIEYIPFPDKLKGRYQAFTQADLTNLRAAGYDKPFKTVAEGVTEYMAWLNRDA, from the coding sequence ATGATCATCGTGACCGGCGGCGCGGGTTTTATCGGTAGCAACATCGTTAAGGCCCTGAATGATAAAGGCATCACCGATATTCTGGTGGTGGATAACCTGAAAGACGGCACCAAATTCGTCAATCTGGTCGACCTGCACATTGCCGACTACATGGATAAAGAAGATTTTCTGATCCAGATTATGTCTGGTGAAGAGTTCGGTGATATTGAAGCCGTATTCCACGAAGGTGCGTGTTCATCCACCACCGAGTGGGATGGCAAGTACATGATGGATAACAACTATCAGTACTCCAAAGAGCTGCTGCACTACTGCCTGGAGCGCGAAATCCCGTTCCTGTACGCATCTTCTGCCGCGACTTACGGTGGCCGTACTTCGGACTTTATCGAATCCCGTGAATACGAAAAGCCGCTTAACGTTTACGGCTACTCAAAAATGCTGTTCGACGAGTATGTGCGCGGCATCCTGCCGGAAGCGAACTCCCCGATCGTCGGCTTCCGCTACTTCAACGTGTATGGCCCGCGCGAAGGGCATAAAGGCAGCATGGCGAGCGTGGCCTTCCATCTCAATACCCAGTTGAACAACGGCGAAAGCCCGAAACTGTTCGAAGGCAGCGAAAACTTCAAACGCGATTTCGTCTACGTAGGCGATGTTGCGGCGGTCAACCTGTGGTTCTGGGAAAACGGTGTTTCCGGTATCTACAATCTGGGTACCGGTCGCGCGGAATCTTTCCAGGCCGTTGCCGACGCCACTCTGGCCTTCCACAAAAAAGGCAGCATCGAATACATTCCGTTCCCGGACAAACTGAAAGGCCGCTACCAGGCGTTTACCCAGGCGGATCTGACCAACCTGCGCGCGGCGGGTTACGACAAACCGTTTAAAACCGTCGCCGAAGGCGTAACCGAGTATATGGCCTGGCTGAACCGCGACGCGTAA
- the rfaC gene encoding lipopolysaccharide heptosyltransferase RfaC, with amino-acid sequence MRVLIVKTSSMGDVLHTLPALTDAAQAIPGIRFDWVVEEGFAQIPAWHAAVERVIPVAIRRWRKAWFSAPIAAERKAFRQAVQAERYDAIIDAQGLVKSAALVTRLAHGVKHGMDWRTAREPLASLFYNRHHHIAKQQHAVERTRELFAKSLGYTKPQTQGDYAIARHFAVADAAHSPYAVFLHATTRDDKHWPEAHWRELLNLLADSGLRIKLPWGAPHEEARAKRLAQGLDFVDVLPRMSLENVARELAGARFVVSVDTGLSHLTAALDRPNVTLYGPTDPGLIGGYGRNQVICRPSDSRSLHDLPGSDVFRQLKDAHII; translated from the coding sequence ATGCGGGTATTGATCGTTAAAACCTCGTCGATGGGTGATGTGCTGCATACGCTGCCCGCGCTCACCGACGCCGCGCAGGCGATTCCTGGCATCCGTTTTGACTGGGTGGTGGAAGAGGGTTTCGCCCAGATCCCCGCCTGGCACGCCGCCGTCGAGCGCGTTATTCCGGTGGCGATCCGCCGCTGGCGCAAAGCCTGGTTTTCCGCCCCCATTGCCGCCGAGCGTAAAGCCTTTCGCCAGGCGGTACAGGCTGAGCGGTACGACGCGATTATTGATGCGCAAGGGCTGGTGAAAAGCGCCGCGCTGGTCACCCGACTGGCGCATGGTGTGAAGCACGGCATGGACTGGCGCACCGCGCGCGAGCCCTTAGCGAGCCTGTTTTACAATCGCCATCACCACATTGCTAAACAGCAACATGCGGTTGAGCGCACCCGCGAATTATTCGCCAAAAGCCTCGGTTATACCAAACCGCAAACGCAGGGTGATTACGCCATCGCCCGCCATTTTGCTGTCGCCGACGCGGCGCATTCGCCCTATGCCGTGTTCTTACACGCCACCACCCGCGATGATAAACACTGGCCGGAAGCGCACTGGCGCGAGCTACTTAATTTGCTGGCTGACAGCGGCTTACGCATAAAGTTACCGTGGGGCGCGCCGCATGAAGAAGCCCGCGCGAAACGGCTGGCGCAAGGGCTGGATTTTGTCGACGTCTTGCCGCGGATGAGCCTTGAGAATGTGGCGCGGGAACTGGCAGGCGCGCGGTTTGTCGTCTCGGTTGATACCGGTTTAAGCCATCTTACCGCTGCGCTGGACAGGCCGAACGTCACGCTTTATGGCCCAACGGATCCTGGTTTAATTGGCGGATATGGGCGTAATCAGGTAATCTGTCGCCCTTCTGACAGCCGGTCATTACATGACCTGCCCGGCAGCGATGTGTTCCGTCAGCTAAAAGACGCACACATAATTTAA
- a CDS encoding divergent polysaccharide deacetylase family protein: protein MLQFRRIVLTLASALAFSAPVFAGKLAIVIDDFGYRPQTENQVLAMPQAVSVAVLPNATHAREMATKAHNSGHEVLIHLPMAPLSKQPLEKDTLRPEMSSAEIERIISDAVNKVPYAVGLNNHMGSAMTSSLFGMQKVMQALERYNLYFLDSMTIGNSQALRAASGTGVKVIKRKVFLDDTQNEGDIRRQFDRAVQLARRNGSAIAIGHPHPATVRVLQQSLYNLPADITLVRPSDLLNEPQTDTSTPNATPPGGTVQPPRNPFRGAKLCKAKHKLEPVYVSRFFGVISESVGESTLVRYMQNQWQGWK from the coding sequence TTGCTTCAATTTCGTCGTATTGTTTTGACGCTCGCCAGTGCGCTGGCGTTTTCCGCTCCGGTATTTGCCGGGAAACTGGCCATCGTGATCGACGATTTCGGCTACCGCCCACAAACTGAAAACCAGGTGCTGGCCATGCCGCAGGCGGTCTCCGTCGCGGTGCTGCCCAATGCAACGCATGCTCGCGAAATGGCGACCAAAGCGCACAACAGTGGCCATGAAGTGTTGATCCATCTTCCAATGGCACCGCTGAGTAAACAGCCGCTGGAAAAAGACACGCTGCGCCCGGAGATGAGTAGCGCAGAGATTGAGCGCATCATCAGCGATGCAGTCAACAAAGTGCCGTATGCCGTCGGGCTGAATAACCATATGGGTAGCGCCATGACGTCCAGTCTGTTTGGCATGCAGAAAGTGATGCAGGCGCTGGAGCGCTATAACCTCTATTTCCTTGATAGCATGACTATCGGCAATAGCCAGGCGCTGCGCGCCGCTTCCGGCACCGGGGTAAAAGTCATTAAGCGCAAGGTGTTCCTCGACGATACGCAAAACGAAGGCGATATCCGCCGTCAGTTTGACCGAGCCGTACAGTTAGCGCGTCGCAATGGTTCCGCCATTGCTATTGGTCACCCGCATCCCGCCACTGTTCGTGTTCTGCAACAGTCTCTCTACAATTTGCCGGCGGATATTACGCTGGTGCGCCCGAGCGATCTGCTCAATGAACCGCAGACAGATACCTCAACGCCCAACGCCACACCACCAGGCGGTACCGTTCAGCCACCGCGTAATCCGTTTCGCGGCGCAAAACTGTGTAAAGCGAAGCACAAACTTGAACCGGTTTATGTCAGCCGCTTCTTTGGCGTAATCAGTGAAAGTGTTGGCGAGAGTACGCTGGTGCGTTATATGCAGAATCAGTGGCAAGGGTGGAAGTAA